From the genome of Neodiprion pinetum isolate iyNeoPine1 chromosome 3, iyNeoPine1.2, whole genome shotgun sequence, one region includes:
- the Osbp gene encoding oxysterol-binding protein 1 isoform X5: MECEEFRPTVNVKASRQLGDSYNRNQAEMAHTCRGTISLHGALIHTVDPCTFVVSNGGTQTFHIKAATEIERQQWVTALELAKAKAIQAMESEEDEEDYQDNDNQKAEHASIVKDLTDRLEDLQTCNDLITKRGTALQRALNELETLDVSSNVSPKIKTVNERAALFRFASSTMINKCSDYLNLAQQQGHKWQKLLQHEREQKLRLEEMVEQLARQHSHLEQAAQHALPPASGPSGHRSSHAPVHASPSEDEEDNAEFYDAQESDTFTLNIPGVASGHSTSRDRDRTDSQGSDDGSSSEGDPANPSPGPDSAANNSFHILTDPSVSASKSSDTNSTSELATTAWNSNNGTEAAASTGMTVSKRQRRTRVPVKPNYPLNLWSIMKNCIGKELSKIPMPVNFSEPLSMLQRLTEDYEYAEILDRAAECEDSCEQMAYVAAFTVSSYSTTASRTGKPFNPLLGETYECDRTDDLGWRAISEQVSHHPPMVAQYCEGRKWRCWQEFTMASKFRGKYLQVIPLGTAHLEFIGTSQHYTWRKVTTTVHNIIVGKLWVDQSGDMDIVNHHDGTKCHLKYIPYSYFSRDSQRKVKGVVMDANNVVRWVVQGTWDTKIEVAPVISSSGTPDNPVYKTGPYSLAWKRRMPPEDCEKYYSFTELACQLNEPEDGVAPTDSRLRPDQRLMENGLWDEANAHKLRLEDKQRAVRRSREADAEKAAAEGLPYEGYEPIWFKKQRDQFTDSLCHIYTGEYWECKNKGDWTRCPNIF; encoded by the exons GAACCAGGCAGAAATGGCGCATACGTGTCGGGGTACCATATCATTGCACGGGGCCTTAATCCATACTGTCGATCCGTGCACCTTTGTTGTGAGCAATGGAGGGACACAGACATTTCATATAAAAGCAGCTACAGAGATTGAACGCCAGCAATGGGTCACTGCGTTGGAATTAGCAAAAGCCAAAGCTATTCAAGCAATGGAGTCAG AAGAAGATGAGGAAGATTATCAAGACAATGACAATCAAAAAGCTGAGCATGCCTCCATCGTTAAAGATCTAACTGACCGCTTGGAAGACTTACAGACTTGTAATGATCTAATAACTAAACGGGGTACTGCGTTGCAGCGGGCTTTGAATGAGCTTGAAACTCTGGATGTTTCGTCTAATGTTTCTCCCAAGATAAAAACAGTTAATGAGCGTGCAGCTCTTTTCCGATTTGCTTCAAGCACGATGATTAAT AAATGTTCCGACTATCTCAATCTTGCCCAACAACAAGGACACAAGTGGCAGAAGTTGTTGCAACATGAACGCGAACAAAAATTACGGTTAGAAGAAATGGTAGAGCAGCTTGCAAGGCAACATTCTCATTTGGAACAAGCAGCTCAGCATGCTTTACCTCCAGCTTCAGGACCTAGTGGACATAGATCTTCTC ACGCCCCAGTGCATGCCTCTCCGTCGGAGGACGAAGAAGATAACGCTGAGTTCTACGATGCCCAGGAATCAGATACATTTACCTTAAACATTCCTGGAGTAGCAAGTGGACACTCCACATCGAGGGATCGCGATCGTACGGATTCCCAAGGTAGTGATGATGGTTCAAGCTCTGAGGGTGATCCAGCTAATCCATCTCCCGGTCCTGACTCAGCTGCTAATAACTCGTTCCATATTCTGACTGATCCATCTGTTTCGGCATCTAAATCGAGTGATACAAACTCCACAAGCGAACTGGCTACT ACGGCTTGGAATTCTAACAATGGCACCGAAGCAGCAGCTAGCACCGGGATGACAGTCTCAAAAAGACAACGTCGAACTAGGGTACCTGTTAAACCTAACTATCCACTAAATCTCTGGAGCATAATGAAGAATTGCATCGGAAAAGAACTTTCAAAGATCCCAATGCCTGTAAATTTTTCCGAACCACTCAGTATGTTACAACGCCTTACAGAGGATTATGAATATGCAGAAATACTCGATAG AGCTGCAGAATGTGAAGATAGTTGCGAACAAATGGCATATGTCGCAGCATTTACGGTTTCAAGTTACTCAACAACAGCTTCTCGAACGGGTAAACCGTTTAACCCTTTGCTAGGTGAGACATATGAATGCGATCGTACTGATGATCTTGGATGGCGAGCTATTTCCGAGCAGGTATCCCATCATCCACCAATGGTTGCACAGTACTGTGAAGGGCGAAAGTGGCGTTGTTGGCAAGAGTTCACAATGGCTTCGAAATTTCGTGGAAAATATCTACAG GTTATTCCCTTGGGTACGGCTCATTTAGAGTTCATTGGAACCTCACAGCACTACACATGGAGGAAAGTAACGACCACTGTGCATAATATTATAGTTGGAAAATTGTGGGTTGACCAAAGTGGTGACATGGATATTGTTAACCATCATGACGGTACGAAATGCCATCTGAAGTACATACCATATTCGTACTTTTCGCGCGATAGCCAACGCAAAGTAAAAGGGGTTGTAATGGATGCGAACAACGTTGTTAGATGGGTTGTGCAAGGAACTTGGGATACTAAAATAGAAGTTGCTCCCGTTATAAGTTCTTCCGGCACCCCTGATAATCCTGTTTATAAAACTGGTCCTTACAGTCTTGCTTGGAAACGACGTATGCCGCC TGAGGACTGTGAGAAATACTACTCATTTACGGAACTGGCTTGTCAGCTGAACGAACCAGAAGATGGTGTTGCACCCACCGATTCACGGCTACGTCCCGATCAACGATTAATGGAGAATGGACTCTGGGATGAGGCGAACGCTCATAAGTTACGGCTAGAGGATAAACAACGAGCAGTTCGACGAAGCCGTGAGGCAGATGCCGAAAAAGCCGCGGCAGAAG GTCTACCATATGAGGGGTACGAGCCCATTTGGTTCAAGAAGCAGAGAGATCAATTTACAGACAGCTTATGTCACATTTATACCGGGGAATACTGGGAATGTAAAAACAAGGGCGACTGGACACGGTGCCCCAACATATTTTAG
- the Osbp gene encoding oxysterol-binding protein 1 isoform X3 produces MGDIKAQHGAQDMKGWLFKWTNYLKGYQRRWFVLSNGLLSYYRNQAEMAHTCRGTISLHGALIHTVDPCTFVVSNGGTQTFHIKAATEIERQQWVTALELAKAKAIQAMESEEDEEDYQDNDNQKAEHASIVKDLTDRLEDLQTCNDLITKRGTALQRALNELETLDVSSNVSPKIKTVNERAALFRFASSTMINKCSDYLNLAQQQGHKWQKLLQHEREQKLRLEEMVEQLARQHSHLEQAAQHALPPASGPSGHRSSHAPVHASPSEDEEDNAEFYDAQESDTFTLNIPGVASGHSTSRDRDRTDSQGSDDGSSSEGDPANPSPGPDSAANNSFHILTDPSVSASKSSDTNSTSELATTAWNSNNGTEAAASTGMTVSKRQRRTRVPVKPNYPLNLWSIMKNCIGKELSKIPMPVNFSEPLSMLQRLTEDYEYAEILDRAAECEDSCEQMAYVAAFTVSSYSTTASRTGKPFNPLLGETYECDRTDDLGWRAISEQVSHHPPMVAQYCEGRKWRCWQEFTMASKFRGKYLQVIPLGTAHLEFIGTSQHYTWRKVTTTVHNIIVGKLWVDQSGDMDIVNHHDGTKCHLKYIPYSYFSRDSQRKVKGVVMDANNVVRWVVQGTWDTKIEVAPVISSSGTPDNPVYKTGPYSLAWKRRMPPEDCEKYYSFTELACQLNEPEDGVAPTDSRLRPDQRLMENGLWDEANAHKLRLEDKQRAVRRSREADAEKAAAEGLPYEGYEPIWFKKQRDQFTDSLCHIYTGEYWECKNKGDWTRCPNIF; encoded by the exons GAACCAGGCAGAAATGGCGCATACGTGTCGGGGTACCATATCATTGCACGGGGCCTTAATCCATACTGTCGATCCGTGCACCTTTGTTGTGAGCAATGGAGGGACACAGACATTTCATATAAAAGCAGCTACAGAGATTGAACGCCAGCAATGGGTCACTGCGTTGGAATTAGCAAAAGCCAAAGCTATTCAAGCAATGGAGTCAG AAGAAGATGAGGAAGATTATCAAGACAATGACAATCAAAAAGCTGAGCATGCCTCCATCGTTAAAGATCTAACTGACCGCTTGGAAGACTTACAGACTTGTAATGATCTAATAACTAAACGGGGTACTGCGTTGCAGCGGGCTTTGAATGAGCTTGAAACTCTGGATGTTTCGTCTAATGTTTCTCCCAAGATAAAAACAGTTAATGAGCGTGCAGCTCTTTTCCGATTTGCTTCAAGCACGATGATTAAT AAATGTTCCGACTATCTCAATCTTGCCCAACAACAAGGACACAAGTGGCAGAAGTTGTTGCAACATGAACGCGAACAAAAATTACGGTTAGAAGAAATGGTAGAGCAGCTTGCAAGGCAACATTCTCATTTGGAACAAGCAGCTCAGCATGCTTTACCTCCAGCTTCAGGACCTAGTGGACATAGATCTTCTC ACGCCCCAGTGCATGCCTCTCCGTCGGAGGACGAAGAAGATAACGCTGAGTTCTACGATGCCCAGGAATCAGATACATTTACCTTAAACATTCCTGGAGTAGCAAGTGGACACTCCACATCGAGGGATCGCGATCGTACGGATTCCCAAGGTAGTGATGATGGTTCAAGCTCTGAGGGTGATCCAGCTAATCCATCTCCCGGTCCTGACTCAGCTGCTAATAACTCGTTCCATATTCTGACTGATCCATCTGTTTCGGCATCTAAATCGAGTGATACAAACTCCACAAGCGAACTGGCTACT ACGGCTTGGAATTCTAACAATGGCACCGAAGCAGCAGCTAGCACCGGGATGACAGTCTCAAAAAGACAACGTCGAACTAGGGTACCTGTTAAACCTAACTATCCACTAAATCTCTGGAGCATAATGAAGAATTGCATCGGAAAAGAACTTTCAAAGATCCCAATGCCTGTAAATTTTTCCGAACCACTCAGTATGTTACAACGCCTTACAGAGGATTATGAATATGCAGAAATACTCGATAG AGCTGCAGAATGTGAAGATAGTTGCGAACAAATGGCATATGTCGCAGCATTTACGGTTTCAAGTTACTCAACAACAGCTTCTCGAACGGGTAAACCGTTTAACCCTTTGCTAGGTGAGACATATGAATGCGATCGTACTGATGATCTTGGATGGCGAGCTATTTCCGAGCAGGTATCCCATCATCCACCAATGGTTGCACAGTACTGTGAAGGGCGAAAGTGGCGTTGTTGGCAAGAGTTCACAATGGCTTCGAAATTTCGTGGAAAATATCTACAG GTTATTCCCTTGGGTACGGCTCATTTAGAGTTCATTGGAACCTCACAGCACTACACATGGAGGAAAGTAACGACCACTGTGCATAATATTATAGTTGGAAAATTGTGGGTTGACCAAAGTGGTGACATGGATATTGTTAACCATCATGACGGTACGAAATGCCATCTGAAGTACATACCATATTCGTACTTTTCGCGCGATAGCCAACGCAAAGTAAAAGGGGTTGTAATGGATGCGAACAACGTTGTTAGATGGGTTGTGCAAGGAACTTGGGATACTAAAATAGAAGTTGCTCCCGTTATAAGTTCTTCCGGCACCCCTGATAATCCTGTTTATAAAACTGGTCCTTACAGTCTTGCTTGGAAACGACGTATGCCGCC TGAGGACTGTGAGAAATACTACTCATTTACGGAACTGGCTTGTCAGCTGAACGAACCAGAAGATGGTGTTGCACCCACCGATTCACGGCTACGTCCCGATCAACGATTAATGGAGAATGGACTCTGGGATGAGGCGAACGCTCATAAGTTACGGCTAGAGGATAAACAACGAGCAGTTCGACGAAGCCGTGAGGCAGATGCCGAAAAAGCCGCGGCAGAAG GTCTACCATATGAGGGGTACGAGCCCATTTGGTTCAAGAAGCAGAGAGATCAATTTACAGACAGCTTATGTCACATTTATACCGGGGAATACTGGGAATGTAAAAACAAGGGCGACTGGACACGGTGCCCCAACATATTTTAG